From Microbacterium invictum, the proteins below share one genomic window:
- a CDS encoding DEAD/DEAH box helicase has product MTDTSFRTLGVPTALVEALAAEGKTSAFPIQVDTLPDTLAGRDVLGRGKTGSGKTLAFSIPMVARLGGELAGGTRRSGRILGLVLAPTRELATQINAVLEPLAAAYGLKTTTIFGGVNQSRQVQALNSGVDIVVACPGRLEDLMKQGYAKLDAVEITVIDEADHMADLGFLPVVTRILDKTPTGGQRLLFSATLDNGVDKLVKRFLQNPVMHSVDEAHSPVAAMTHHVFLASGTDAKKDLVKMLASGTGRRILFMRTKHQAKKLARQLTDEGIPSVDLHGNLSQPQRDRNLAAFSAGTARVLVATDVAARGVHVDDVELVIHVDPPAEHKAYLHRSGRTARAGAEGSVVTIVLPEQQRDVKDLLRKAAISVSPIAVTATSAEVTELVGEVAEYVKPVPRVEPQRGGGKSQGANAQRKRAARDGQGRDGQRREGQGGRGQSGRGGQGQPRTERQGRPAAAGGARTDRPARPHTERTHASDRPAGSGNARTAGRRASQSGSKLTVGSVVRPNGGNRRGGR; this is encoded by the coding sequence ATGACTGATACTTCTTTCCGCACGCTCGGCGTGCCCACCGCTCTCGTCGAGGCGCTCGCCGCCGAGGGCAAGACCTCCGCGTTCCCGATCCAGGTCGACACGCTGCCCGACACGCTCGCCGGGCGCGACGTGCTCGGCCGCGGCAAGACCGGCTCGGGCAAGACCCTCGCCTTCTCCATCCCCATGGTCGCCCGCCTCGGCGGCGAGCTCGCCGGCGGCACCCGCCGCTCGGGCCGGATCCTGGGCCTCGTGCTCGCCCCGACCCGCGAGCTGGCCACCCAGATCAACGCCGTTCTCGAGCCGCTCGCCGCGGCCTACGGCCTCAAGACCACCACCATTTTCGGCGGGGTCAATCAGAGCCGCCAAGTGCAGGCGCTGAACTCCGGTGTCGACATCGTCGTGGCCTGCCCCGGCCGTCTCGAAGACCTCATGAAGCAGGGCTACGCGAAGCTCGACGCCGTCGAGATCACCGTCATCGACGAGGCCGACCACATGGCCGACCTCGGGTTCCTCCCGGTGGTCACCCGCATCCTCGACAAGACGCCCACCGGCGGCCAGCGCCTGCTGTTCAGCGCGACGCTGGACAACGGGGTCGACAAGCTCGTCAAGCGCTTCCTGCAGAACCCGGTGATGCACTCGGTCGACGAGGCGCACTCGCCCGTGGCCGCGATGACCCACCACGTGTTCCTCGCCAGTGGGACGGATGCCAAGAAAGACCTCGTGAAGATGCTCGCATCGGGCACGGGACGGCGCATCCTGTTCATGCGCACCAAGCACCAGGCCAAGAAGCTGGCCCGCCAGCTGACCGACGAGGGTATCCCCTCCGTCGACCTCCACGGCAACCTGTCGCAGCCGCAGCGCGACCGCAACCTCGCCGCGTTCTCGGCCGGCACGGCCCGGGTTCTCGTCGCCACCGACGTCGCCGCCCGCGGCGTGCACGTGGACGATGTCGAACTGGTCATCCACGTCGACCCGCCTGCCGAGCACAAGGCGTACCTGCACCGCTCGGGCCGTACGGCGCGCGCGGGCGCGGAGGGCTCGGTCGTCACGATCGTCCTTCCCGAGCAGCAGCGCGATGTCAAGGATCTGCTGCGCAAGGCCGCGATCTCCGTGAGCCCCATCGCGGTGACGGCGACGTCGGCCGAGGTCACCGAGCTCGTGGGTGAGGTGGCCGAATACGTGAAGCCCGTGCCGCGCGTCGAGCCGCAGCGCGGTGGCGGCAAGAGCCAGGGCGCGAACGCGCAGCGCAAGCGCGCCGCGCGCGACGGCCAGGGTCGTGACGGACAGCGTCGCGAGGGCCAGGGCGGTCGCGGTCAGTCCGGGCGCGGTGGCCAGGGTCAGCCGCGCACGGAGCGCCAGGGTCGTCCGGCTGCAGCCGGCGGCGCCCGCACCGATCGTCCGGCGCGTCCGCACACCGAGCGCACTCATGCGTCGGATCGGCCCGCCGGTTCGGGTAACGCCCGCACCGCGGGGCGTCGCGCCTCGCAGTCCGGAAGCAAGCTCACGGTCGGCTCGGTCGTCCGCCCGAACGGCGGCAACCGCCGCGGCGGTCGCTGA
- the ypfJ gene encoding KPN_02809 family neutral zinc metallopeptidase, with protein sequence MTFNSNADVSGHTAKRRGRGGLIAGGAGVGGLGVIAVILLQLFTGGDAGSLLAGGGLGTAGDGGAEIAQCDTGADANANDDCRMAATELVLNGFWDDTVQGYRAPQLIVVDGQASSRCGTASNATGPFYCPPEETVYIDPTFFGILRQQFGTEAGPLAQMYVLAHEWGHHIQQITGVMDANPSNGTGPDSNGVRIELQADCFAGAWVADAATVEDENGVTFLQEPTEAQLQDALAAAATVGDDNIQSQSGVVNPESWTHGSSEQRQRWFTVGYQYGAGACDTFGVSGGDL encoded by the coding sequence ATGACGTTCAACAGCAACGCGGACGTGAGCGGCCACACCGCCAAGCGGCGCGGCCGCGGCGGACTGATCGCCGGCGGTGCCGGCGTCGGCGGCCTCGGCGTCATCGCGGTGATCCTGCTGCAGCTGTTCACCGGCGGTGACGCCGGATCGCTGCTGGCCGGCGGTGGACTCGGCACCGCGGGTGACGGCGGCGCCGAGATCGCGCAGTGCGACACCGGGGCCGACGCCAACGCGAACGACGACTGCCGCATGGCGGCGACCGAGCTCGTGCTCAACGGGTTCTGGGACGACACCGTGCAGGGGTACCGTGCACCACAGCTCATCGTGGTCGACGGTCAGGCGTCGAGCCGGTGCGGTACGGCGTCCAACGCGACAGGGCCCTTCTACTGCCCACCCGAGGAGACCGTCTACATCGACCCTACGTTCTTCGGGATCCTGCGGCAGCAGTTCGGCACCGAGGCCGGCCCGCTCGCGCAGATGTACGTGCTGGCGCATGAATGGGGCCACCACATCCAGCAGATCACCGGTGTCATGGACGCCAATCCCAGCAACGGCACCGGTCCCGACAGCAACGGCGTGCGGATCGAGCTGCAGGCCGACTGCTTTGCCGGGGCGTGGGTGGCCGACGCCGCGACCGTCGAGGACGAGAACGGGGTGACATTCCTGCAGGAGCCGACCGAGGCGCAGCTGCAGGACGCGCTGGCCGCGGCGGCGACGGTGGGCGATGACAACATCCAGTCGCAGTCCGGCGTGGTCAATCCCGAGAGCTGGACCCACGGATCGAGTGAGCAGCGGCAGCGCTGGTTCACCGTCGGCTACCAGTACGGCGCCGGAGCGTGCGACACCTTCGGCGTCTCGGGAGGAGACCTGTGA
- a CDS encoding ECF transporter S component has translation MKRVTTRTLLTCAAIGVAFGVIGIGDSALMAAVALAAPPFYPVLSGVYLMPGIIAVSLLRRPGVAILTRVLAGLVSVGATSAIMAPGLAFILFGVVLEVAHLATRYRNWSAWPVYIAAALVGLLGAVSSFALLGGSTLPVAVMILAPITIVGATLLWALLARTIAAALRRTGVGAPPAHPQQTATVTADAD, from the coding sequence ATGAAGCGCGTCACCACACGGACTCTGCTCACTTGCGCCGCCATCGGTGTCGCCTTCGGCGTCATCGGCATCGGCGACAGCGCGCTGATGGCCGCTGTCGCCCTCGCCGCCCCGCCGTTCTACCCCGTCCTCAGCGGCGTGTACCTGATGCCGGGGATCATCGCCGTCTCGCTGCTGAGACGGCCGGGTGTCGCCATCCTCACCCGGGTGCTCGCCGGGCTGGTCTCCGTCGGGGCGACATCGGCGATCATGGCACCGGGACTTGCGTTCATCCTGTTCGGGGTCGTGCTCGAGGTGGCTCATCTCGCCACCCGCTATCGCAACTGGTCGGCGTGGCCCGTCTACATCGCAGCCGCTCTCGTCGGTCTGCTGGGTGCGGTCAGTTCGTTCGCACTGCTGGGCGGATCGACACTGCCCGTCGCCGTCATGATCCTCGCCCCGATCACCATCGTCGGCGCCACCCTGCTGTGGGCGCTCCTGGCCCGCACCATCGCCGCCGCCCTTCGCCGGACCGGCGTGGGCGCACCTCCCGCTCACCCGCAGCAGACGGCGACCGTCACCGCTGACGCAGACTGA
- a CDS encoding glycosyltransferase yields MDLSIIVPTFNEGPNVGELLRRIGEAMGDRRFEVIFADDSTDDTPAIIAAAAAKAPYPVRLLHREEATAGLGGAVVEGVHLAAARWCLVMDGDLQHPPEDIPRLLDRAAQGDVDVVVASRYIAGGDSNGLADATRSTVSRASTLLTKSMFPRKLHGCSDPMTGFFLVDREAVDVDALRPRGFKILLEILARRQLRVAEVPFQFASRHAGESKASIRQGLRFLTQLAMLRFGRMSAFALVGGAGAVVNLVIMWGLIRLGVDYVVAAIIASELTIIGNFLLLEFLVFADMRAESGRMWHRFLKSFAFNNVEAIIRIPVMWVLVESAHIPSVLAAGLTLIAAFVLRFVFHALVVYAPKRVIKPPPEPAPAPSRPTLNVGQEE; encoded by the coding sequence ATGGATCTGTCGATCATCGTTCCGACCTTCAACGAAGGTCCGAACGTCGGCGAACTGCTGCGCCGCATCGGCGAGGCGATGGGCGATCGCCGGTTCGAGGTCATCTTCGCCGACGATTCGACCGACGACACCCCCGCGATCATCGCTGCCGCCGCGGCGAAGGCCCCGTATCCGGTGCGGCTGCTGCACCGCGAAGAAGCGACCGCCGGCCTCGGCGGCGCCGTCGTCGAGGGCGTGCACCTGGCCGCCGCGCGGTGGTGCCTGGTCATGGACGGCGACCTGCAGCATCCGCCCGAGGACATCCCCCGACTGCTCGATCGCGCCGCCCAGGGGGACGTCGACGTGGTCGTCGCCTCGCGGTACATCGCCGGGGGCGACTCGAACGGGCTCGCCGACGCGACGCGCAGCACGGTCTCGCGTGCGTCGACGCTGCTGACGAAGTCGATGTTCCCCCGCAAGCTCCACGGCTGCTCCGACCCGATGACCGGGTTCTTCCTGGTCGATCGCGAGGCCGTCGACGTCGACGCGCTGCGCCCGCGCGGCTTCAAGATCCTTCTCGAGATCCTCGCGCGACGCCAGTTGCGCGTCGCCGAGGTCCCGTTCCAGTTCGCGAGCCGCCACGCCGGCGAGTCGAAGGCGTCGATCCGGCAGGGGCTCCGCTTCCTCACGCAGCTGGCCATGCTGCGCTTCGGCCGCATGTCGGCGTTCGCCCTCGTCGGGGGCGCCGGCGCCGTCGTCAACCTCGTGATCATGTGGGGCCTCATCCGCCTCGGCGTGGACTACGTCGTCGCCGCCATCATCGCCAGCGAGCTGACGATCATCGGCAACTTCCTGCTGCTCGAGTTCCTCGTGTTCGCCGACATGCGCGCCGAGTCCGGGCGCATGTGGCACCGATTCCTGAAGTCGTTCGCGTTCAACAACGTCGAGGCGATCATCCGCATCCCGGTCATGTGGGTGCTGGTCGAAAGTGCCCACATCCCGAGCGTGCTCGCCGCGGGGCTGACGCTGATCGCCGCGTTCGTGCTGCGTTTCGTGTTCCACGCGCTGGTCGTCTACGCACCCAAGCGCGTGATCAAGCCCCCGCCGGAGCCCGCCCCCGCGCCCTCACGGCCGACGCTCAATGTGGGTCAGGAAGAATAG
- a CDS encoding MFS transporter, with product MAPDAASPSDLTRGTIARYAAGSLGTGGFATLPGLVLTYYLTDNLGVAALMAGVIVAAAKIWDVVIDPVIGALTDRDLARHGNRRRLMLLGSLTIPVLFALTFAVPPALGPAWGGVWALVAFLMTATAFSLFQVPYIALPAELTAHYDTRTTLLSWRVVVLTFAILLFGAGGPVLRGVTGDPATGYLLMGIVAGVVIGLGMLVATGVASRARRVSSAMTAGGTSHAEAAELMHDTVTRPNRIRVGRDATTPGGGIRDNFRSAWETLRRSQPFRALLSTFVLQALATGMMLAGAQYLATWVLRSEDAVTLLFVALIAPALLAAPAWGVVARRVGKERAFAMASVLFAVAALSTAGALWVPGAWIYVPVGVAGIAYAGMQSLPMAMLPDVISHDAARHEPGRAGAFGGVWTAGETTGFALGAAVLSIVLATTGYVASTGEQTVTQPESAVAGIVISFSVVPAALIALSLIGLARYRLRRSDIEPDAR from the coding sequence ATGGCACCCGATGCAGCGTCGCCCTCGGACCTGACCCGCGGCACGATCGCCCGCTATGCGGCCGGCTCGCTCGGCACGGGCGGGTTCGCCACGCTGCCGGGCCTGGTCCTCACCTACTATCTGACCGACAACCTCGGCGTCGCCGCGCTCATGGCCGGTGTGATCGTCGCGGCGGCCAAGATCTGGGACGTCGTGATCGACCCGGTGATCGGTGCGCTGACCGACCGCGACCTGGCCCGGCATGGCAACCGCCGTCGGCTCATGCTGCTCGGGTCGCTGACGATCCCGGTGCTGTTCGCGCTGACGTTCGCGGTGCCGCCGGCGCTGGGGCCGGCGTGGGGCGGGGTCTGGGCGCTCGTCGCGTTCCTGATGACGGCCACGGCGTTCAGCCTGTTCCAGGTGCCGTACATCGCGCTGCCCGCCGAGCTCACCGCGCACTACGATACCCGTACGACGCTGCTGAGCTGGCGGGTCGTGGTGCTCACGTTCGCCATCCTGCTGTTCGGCGCGGGCGGCCCGGTGCTGCGCGGCGTCACCGGCGACCCGGCCACCGGGTACCTGCTGATGGGAATCGTCGCCGGCGTCGTGATCGGCCTGGGCATGCTCGTCGCGACCGGGGTCGCCAGCCGTGCTCGCCGGGTCAGCTCGGCCATGACCGCCGGCGGCACCAGCCACGCCGAGGCGGCTGAGCTGATGCATGACACGGTCACGCGGCCGAACCGGATTCGGGTGGGCAGGGATGCCACGACCCCCGGCGGCGGGATCCGCGACAACTTCCGCTCGGCGTGGGAGACGCTGCGACGCAGCCAGCCCTTCCGGGCACTGCTGTCGACCTTCGTGCTGCAGGCCCTCGCGACGGGCATGATGCTCGCCGGCGCCCAGTACCTGGCGACCTGGGTGCTGCGCTCGGAAGACGCCGTGACGCTCCTGTTCGTCGCGCTCATCGCCCCGGCTCTGCTGGCGGCGCCCGCCTGGGGCGTGGTCGCCCGCCGCGTCGGGAAGGAGCGCGCATTCGCGATGGCCAGCGTGCTGTTCGCGGTCGCCGCCCTGTCCACAGCGGGGGCGCTGTGGGTGCCGGGAGCGTGGATCTACGTGCCGGTGGGCGTCGCGGGCATCGCCTATGCGGGCATGCAGTCGCTGCCGATGGCGATGCTCCCCGATGTGATCAGCCATGACGCCGCCCGGCACGAGCCCGGCCGCGCCGGCGCATTCGGCGGCGTGTGGACCGCGGGTGAGACCACCGGCTTCGCCCTCGGCGCGGCGGTGCTCTCGATCGTGCTGGCCACCACCGGATACGTCGCGTCGACCGGCGAGCAGACGGTGACTCAGCCCGAATCGGCCGTCGCGGGCATCGTGATCAGCTTCAGCGTCGTGCCCGCGGCACTCATCGCGCTGAGCCTGATCGGGCTCGCCCGATACCGGCTGCGGCGCAGCGACATCGAGCCGGATGCCCGGTGA
- a CDS encoding aldehyde dehydrogenase family protein, giving the protein MDAAIADLGTGSRTWSLLTLGQRRTVIRRIRAAVVGLVEEWADVAATSKGLEPGHPLRGEEWLSGPYAALVALDAYADTLGALARGASPLDGVKFGAAPGGRTVVHTSPLNGTDALLLSGFTTEVWLEPGVSPQRARDSAGLGQRTPSTAGGVGIVLGAGNVSSIPFLDVLYELLAFNRTVLLKVNPTQDALVPVFERALAPLIEPGFLRIVTGGGDVGAYLTRHPSIDHVHVTGSEATFRAIVPELAVPISAELGGVSPIIVVPGPWSDADLRYQAEHIVTMRLQNSGHNCIAGQVVLVSADWPQREAFLRELRAAYERAPQRPIWYPNSEKSMARAREAYPDATVCAGTRLLVELDEGADATAVESTEYFAPVLGVVSLPGRGRAFLDAAVDHANEKLHGALGANILIEPRVHAALGMDFERALERLRYGTIAVNAWTAFGFLTPTATWGAFPGGTVDDAPSGIGVVHNALLLDRVERTIVRGPFRPFPRSIISLLDTRRLTHGSVLPKPPWFVTARTGAAVCEGFTRFRADGNWPRMAVTLVKAFGA; this is encoded by the coding sequence ATGGATGCCGCGATCGCCGACCTCGGCACCGGCAGCCGCACCTGGAGCCTCCTGACGCTCGGCCAGCGCCGAACGGTCATCCGCCGGATCCGGGCTGCGGTCGTCGGACTCGTCGAAGAGTGGGCGGACGTCGCGGCGACCTCGAAGGGACTGGAACCGGGTCACCCGCTGCGCGGCGAGGAGTGGCTGTCGGGGCCCTACGCCGCCCTGGTCGCGCTGGACGCGTATGCGGACACGCTCGGTGCGCTGGCGCGCGGTGCGAGTCCGCTCGACGGCGTCAAGTTCGGCGCGGCTCCGGGTGGTCGTACCGTGGTGCACACCTCGCCGCTGAACGGGACCGATGCTCTGCTGCTGTCGGGGTTCACGACCGAGGTCTGGCTCGAGCCGGGCGTCTCACCGCAGCGGGCGCGCGACAGTGCGGGCCTCGGGCAGCGTACCCCGTCGACCGCCGGTGGGGTCGGGATCGTCCTGGGCGCCGGGAACGTCTCGTCCATCCCATTCCTGGACGTGCTCTACGAGCTGCTGGCGTTCAACCGGACCGTGCTGCTGAAGGTGAATCCGACGCAGGATGCGCTCGTTCCGGTCTTCGAGCGCGCCCTCGCCCCGCTGATCGAGCCGGGTTTCCTGCGCATCGTGACCGGTGGGGGCGATGTGGGCGCATACCTCACCCGGCATCCATCGATCGACCACGTCCACGTCACCGGATCCGAGGCCACCTTCCGGGCGATCGTCCCCGAACTGGCGGTGCCGATCAGCGCGGAACTCGGCGGGGTGTCGCCGATCATCGTCGTGCCCGGCCCGTGGAGCGATGCCGACCTGCGCTACCAGGCCGAGCACATCGTGACGATGCGACTGCAGAACAGCGGCCACAACTGCATCGCCGGTCAGGTGGTGCTTGTGAGCGCCGACTGGCCCCAGCGCGAGGCCTTCCTGCGCGAGCTGCGGGCGGCATACGAGCGGGCACCGCAGCGGCCGATCTGGTATCCGAACAGCGAGAAGAGCATGGCGCGGGCGCGCGAGGCGTACCCGGATGCGACCGTGTGCGCGGGTACGCGTCTGCTGGTGGAACTGGACGAGGGGGCGGATGCCACGGCAGTGGAGTCGACGGAGTACTTCGCCCCGGTGCTCGGCGTGGTGTCGTTGCCGGGTCGCGGGCGCGCCTTCCTCGACGCCGCCGTCGACCATGCGAACGAGAAGCTGCACGGCGCCCTCGGTGCGAACATCCTGATCGAGCCGCGAGTTCATGCCGCACTCGGCATGGACTTCGAGCGCGCGCTGGAGCGGCTGCGCTACGGGACGATCGCGGTCAACGCGTGGACGGCCTTCGGGTTCTTGACGCCCACCGCGACGTGGGGCGCGTTCCCGGGCGGCACCGTGGACGATGCGCCCAGCGGCATCGGCGTCGTGCACAACGCCCTGCTGCTCGACAGGGTCGAGCGGACTATCGTGCGCGGGCCGTTCCGGCCGTTCCCGCGCTCGATCATCTCGCTGCTCGACACCCGTCGGCTGACGCACGGGTCGGTGCTGCCGAAGCCGCCGTGGTTCGTGACCGCACGCACCGGTGCCGCCGTATGCGAGGGCTTCACCCGCTTCCGCGCCGACGGCAACTGGCCGCGCATGGCCGTGACACTGGTGAAGGCCTTCGGCGCCTGA
- a CDS encoding glutaredoxin domain-containing protein — protein sequence MTSPDTITVFGADWCRDCRRTKSQLEELGVSFTYVDLEADPAAADVAREISGRTNIPVVVYPDSSHHVEPANIDVEAKLRELSLI from the coding sequence ATGACCTCCCCCGACACGATCACCGTCTTCGGCGCCGACTGGTGCCGCGACTGCCGCCGCACGAAGTCCCAGCTCGAAGAGCTGGGCGTCTCGTTCACCTACGTCGATCTCGAGGCCGACCCCGCCGCCGCGGACGTCGCACGCGAGATTTCGGGCCGCACGAATATTCCGGTGGTCGTATACCCCGACTCCTCGCACCACGTCGAGCCGGCGAACATCGACGTCGAGGCGAAGCTGCGCGAGCTGTCCCTCATCTGA
- a CDS encoding TetR family transcriptional regulator, which yields MREHTGVDVPVEPRLRSYAGRPVLTREAIFDTALQIAGEEGLAALTMRRLAAAVNVTVRALYHHVDDRQDVIDGVARLLVAGLPEHDFDVDDWRGSIRGVFRDAREAYRRHPRALLIGMEEQVTPAGVEAERILSPEWMLAYFVRIGLPLPDALALRMQLLTQVLGFVLSVDYPADRASPAQRERLLDPVPSAWLAAFPELTAPTVRAAAARPALTPDEAFEHIIDTIIRGLEPRIGQTMDDEAQQRPPEDEENS from the coding sequence ATGCGGGAACACACCGGCGTTGACGTCCCTGTTGAGCCTCGGCTCCGCTCCTATGCGGGTCGTCCCGTGCTGACCCGGGAAGCCATTTTCGACACCGCGCTGCAGATTGCGGGAGAAGAAGGTCTAGCAGCGCTCACGATGCGACGTCTCGCCGCCGCGGTGAACGTGACCGTGCGTGCGCTGTACCACCACGTCGACGACCGGCAAGACGTGATCGACGGTGTCGCACGCCTGCTGGTGGCAGGCCTCCCAGAGCACGACTTCGATGTCGACGACTGGCGTGGGAGCATCCGCGGTGTGTTCCGCGACGCACGAGAGGCCTACCGGCGGCATCCGCGTGCCCTGCTGATCGGCATGGAGGAGCAGGTCACGCCGGCCGGCGTCGAGGCTGAAAGGATCCTCTCCCCGGAATGGATGCTCGCCTACTTCGTGCGCATCGGGCTCCCCCTACCCGACGCCCTCGCGCTGCGGATGCAGCTTCTCACCCAGGTGCTCGGGTTCGTGCTGTCGGTGGACTACCCCGCCGACCGTGCGTCGCCTGCCCAGCGTGAGCGTCTGCTGGATCCGGTGCCGTCCGCCTGGCTCGCCGCCTTCCCCGAGCTCACCGCGCCGACCGTGCGTGCCGCCGCGGCCCGGCCGGCACTGACGCCCGACGAAGCGTTCGAGCACATTATCGACACCATCATCCGCGGTCTCGAGCCACGGATCGGCCAGACGATGGATGACGAGGCGCAGCAGCGCCCACCAGAGGACGAGGAGAACTCATGA
- the pip gene encoding prolyl aminopeptidase — protein sequence MTAPAHLDEILYPPIEPYETGFLLAGDGQRVYWEQSGNPDGKPVVFLHGGPGGGTSDWHRRFFDPEVYRIVLFDQRGCGKSTPHVSEPAPDLRFNTTWHLVADMELLRRNLGIDRWQVFGGSWGSALALAYAQCHPGAVTEIVLRGIFTLRRHELEWFYEGGAAALYPDLWEQFLGPIPVLERSRMIDAYHRRLSDTDPAVHRPAGVAWTTWEAATLTLNPDPDLVASMSTPDAAVAFARIENHYFVNGGWFREGQLIEDVAAIRHIPAVIVQGRHDVCTPMMTAWDLHRAWPEAEFVVVPDASHAASEPGIARALRAATDRFR from the coding sequence GTGACCGCGCCCGCCCACCTCGACGAGATCCTGTACCCGCCGATCGAGCCCTACGAGACAGGCTTCCTGCTGGCGGGGGACGGGCAGCGGGTGTATTGGGAGCAGTCCGGCAACCCGGACGGCAAGCCGGTCGTCTTCCTGCACGGCGGGCCCGGCGGCGGCACGAGCGACTGGCACCGCCGGTTCTTCGACCCCGAGGTCTACCGCATCGTGCTGTTCGACCAGCGCGGCTGCGGCAAGAGCACGCCGCATGTCAGCGAACCGGCCCCCGACCTGCGGTTCAACACGACCTGGCACCTGGTCGCCGACATGGAACTGCTGCGCCGCAACCTCGGCATCGACCGCTGGCAGGTCTTCGGCGGCTCGTGGGGCAGCGCGCTGGCGCTCGCGTACGCGCAGTGTCACCCCGGCGCGGTGACCGAGATCGTGCTGCGCGGCATCTTCACCCTGCGCCGGCACGAGCTGGAGTGGTTCTACGAGGGCGGTGCCGCAGCGCTGTACCCCGACCTGTGGGAGCAGTTCCTCGGGCCCATCCCGGTGCTCGAGCGCTCGCGCATGATCGATGCGTACCACCGGCGGCTGAGTGACACCGACCCTGCCGTGCACCGGCCCGCCGGCGTGGCCTGGACCACGTGGGAGGCGGCGACGCTCACGCTGAACCCGGACCCCGACCTCGTGGCATCCATGTCGACTCCGGATGCCGCTGTCGCATTCGCCCGCATCGAGAATCATTACTTCGTCAACGGCGGCTGGTTCCGCGAGGGGCAGCTGATCGAGGACGTGGCCGCGATCCGGCACATCCCGGCCGTGATCGTGCAGGGGCGTCACGACGTGTGCACGCCGATGATGACCGCATGGGATCTGCACCGGGCGTGGCCCGAGGCCGAGTTCGTCGTCGTCCCCGATGCGTCGCACGCGGCATCGGAGCCCGGCATCGCCCGCGCGCTGCGGGCTGCCACCGACCGCTTCCGCTGA
- a CDS encoding CinA family protein — translation MSAVDAIVDDIANACLAREMTVGVIESLTSGAVASALGRGHEAAEWFRGGVVAYETETKQWVLGLVPGTDPCSPSCAAQLAANGRALLRADVCASVTGIGGPEPVDDHPAGEVHVGVSTAQGWTTRVHYFDGPPEDVVEQSVLATLSRLYDTLTPTPGPGA, via the coding sequence ATGAGCGCCGTGGATGCCATCGTCGACGACATCGCGAACGCGTGCCTCGCCCGTGAGATGACCGTCGGCGTCATCGAGTCGCTCACCAGCGGCGCCGTCGCCAGCGCACTCGGGCGCGGGCATGAGGCCGCGGAGTGGTTCCGCGGAGGTGTGGTGGCGTACGAGACTGAGACGAAGCAATGGGTGCTCGGCCTCGTGCCGGGAACCGACCCCTGCTCGCCGTCGTGCGCCGCGCAACTCGCGGCGAACGGCCGCGCGCTGTTGCGTGCTGACGTCTGCGCGTCGGTCACCGGCATCGGCGGGCCCGAGCCGGTGGATGACCATCCTGCCGGCGAAGTGCACGTGGGCGTCTCGACCGCGCAGGGCTGGACGACGCGGGTCCATTACTTCGACGGGCCACCGGAAGATGTCGTCGAGCAGAGCGTCCTGGCCACGCTGTCGAGACTGTACGACACGCTGACCCCGACTCCGGGGCCGGGCGCCTGA
- a CDS encoding DUF4395 family protein, translating into MPVLDEHAIRTAAGILLATGITAFTITLVSGSVRPLQTFGMFFLLDMTTRILISDRLSLTLALGRALKRRRRPLWVGAPQKVFAWWLALGIAAVSCVTMSAGIVPLAVTLGLCGICFTLLLLEAVFGWCAGCALHQRFSRQPTRHCATGACDR; encoded by the coding sequence GTGCCCGTCCTCGACGAGCACGCCATCCGCACCGCCGCCGGCATCCTCCTCGCCACAGGCATCACCGCCTTCACGATCACACTCGTCTCCGGCAGCGTTCGGCCGCTGCAGACGTTCGGCATGTTCTTCCTTCTCGACATGACCACCCGCATCCTGATCAGTGACCGGCTGTCTCTCACCCTCGCCCTCGGCCGTGCGCTGAAGCGCCGACGCCGCCCGCTCTGGGTCGGTGCGCCGCAGAAGGTGTTCGCGTGGTGGCTCGCGCTTGGCATCGCTGCCGTCTCATGCGTGACGATGAGCGCCGGAATCGTTCCCCTCGCCGTGACCCTCGGTCTCTGCGGGATCTGCTTCACCCTCCTCCTTCTAGAAGCCGTCTTCGGGTGGTGCGCGGGATGCGCCCTGCACCAACGCTTCAGCAGGCAACCCACCCGCCACTGCGCCACCGGCGCCTGCGACCGATAA